The following are encoded together in the Mesoterricola sediminis genome:
- a CDS encoding RluA family pseudouridine synthase, with product MSEPTIHHLPEGAPRLDRFLAEAHPDIARSRWEAWIRSGQVLVDGVAATKPGTRLRAGAQVATTLPDPAPPAHFLEPEAFDLPTLFEDNRLWIVDKPAGLVVHPGPGHPSGTVLNALLGRLHAAPAPLAEGEDPAEEDEEADAPRWPGLVHRLDRFTTGCLAMAKDQGAQTALQAQFKARSVDKRYLAIARMSRRLPEAGSLLVDAPIGRQRSDRLKMAVVPQGRPSQTRVRVLGRAAGLALVECELLTGRTHQIRVHLAHLGAPILGDPLYGGAGAWMDADRRSHACPTPMLHAWRLALDHPGDGRRLSCEAPLPEAFREVLAGLGLAAPAPLS from the coding sequence GTGAGCGAACCCACGATCCATCACCTGCCCGAGGGCGCGCCGCGCCTGGACCGGTTCCTCGCCGAGGCCCACCCCGACATCGCCCGCTCCCGCTGGGAGGCCTGGATCCGGTCGGGCCAGGTCCTGGTGGACGGGGTCGCGGCCACCAAGCCGGGCACCCGCCTGCGCGCCGGCGCCCAGGTCGCCACCACCCTGCCGGATCCCGCGCCCCCGGCCCATTTCCTCGAGCCGGAGGCCTTCGACCTGCCCACCCTCTTCGAGGACAACCGCCTGTGGATCGTGGACAAGCCCGCGGGCCTCGTCGTGCATCCCGGTCCCGGGCATCCCTCCGGCACCGTGCTCAACGCCCTCCTGGGCCGTCTCCACGCCGCCCCGGCGCCCCTGGCCGAGGGGGAGGATCCGGCGGAGGAGGACGAGGAGGCGGACGCTCCCCGGTGGCCGGGCCTGGTCCACCGCCTGGACCGCTTCACCACCGGCTGCCTGGCCATGGCCAAGGACCAGGGGGCCCAGACCGCCCTCCAGGCCCAGTTCAAGGCCCGGTCGGTGGACAAGCGCTACCTGGCGATCGCGCGCATGAGCCGGCGGTTGCCCGAGGCCGGCTCTCTGCTGGTGGACGCCCCCATCGGCCGCCAGCGCTCGGACCGCCTCAAGATGGCCGTGGTCCCCCAGGGCCGGCCCTCCCAGACCCGGGTCCGGGTCCTCGGCCGGGCCGCGGGCCTCGCCCTGGTGGAATGCGAACTGCTCACGGGCCGGACCCACCAGATCCGGGTCCACCTGGCCCACCTGGGCGCCCCCATCCTGGGCGACCCCCTGTACGGGGGCGCCGGGGCCTGGATGGACGCCGACCGCCGCAGCCACGCCTGCCCCACCCCCATGCTCCACGCCTGGCGCCTGGCCCTGGATCACCCCGGGGACGGCCGCCGCCTCTCCTGCGAGGCCCCCCTTCCGGAGGCCTTCCGGGAGGTCCTGGCGGGCCTGGGCCTGGCGGCCCCCGCTCCCCTTTCCTGA
- the lgt gene encoding prolipoprotein diacylglyceryl transferase, translating to MHPILFKLGTFPVGTYGLILTVGFFLALYLAQALAKRDGISAEAVSDLAITLLLAGILGAKLLMIVVDLSSGTPVRQILDPAYLRAGGAIHGGVIGGVVAFFWRMRKLKLPLGPTLDALTPAVALGQAIGRLGCFSAGCCYGTECHLPWAVTFTNPDAHWLSGTPLNLPIHPVQLYTLLANALVMALLLATRGRRRFAGQVGALYFVLEGVGRIVTETWRADLDRGFLLNIPWLSTGRATALAFIAFGLILWVLFRRRHAAEAAA from the coding sequence ATGCATCCCATCCTCTTCAAGCTCGGCACCTTCCCCGTGGGCACGTACGGCCTGATCCTCACGGTGGGGTTCTTCCTGGCCCTCTACCTGGCCCAGGCGCTGGCGAAGCGGGACGGGATCTCGGCGGAGGCCGTGTCCGACCTGGCCATCACCCTCCTGCTGGCCGGCATCCTGGGGGCCAAGCTCCTCATGATCGTCGTGGACCTGTCGAGCGGAACGCCGGTGCGCCAGATCCTGGATCCCGCCTACCTGCGCGCGGGCGGCGCCATCCACGGGGGCGTCATCGGGGGGGTCGTGGCCTTCTTCTGGCGCATGCGCAAGCTCAAGCTGCCCCTGGGTCCCACCCTGGACGCCCTCACCCCCGCCGTGGCCCTGGGCCAGGCCATCGGCCGCCTGGGCTGCTTTTCCGCGGGGTGCTGCTACGGCACCGAATGCCACCTGCCCTGGGCGGTGACCTTCACCAATCCGGATGCCCACTGGCTGTCGGGCACGCCCCTCAACCTGCCCATCCACCCGGTCCAGCTCTACACCCTCCTGGCCAACGCCCTCGTCATGGCCCTGCTCCTGGCCACCCGGGGCCGCCGCCGGTTCGCGGGCCAGGTGGGCGCCCTCTACTTCGTCCTGGAGGGGGTGGGGCGGATCGTCACCGAGACCTGGCGCGCGGACCTGGACCGCGGGTTCCTGCTGAACATTCCGTGGCTGTCCACGGGCCGGGCGACGGCCCTGGCCTTCATCGCCTTCGGCCTCATCCTGTGGGTCCTCTTCCGCCGGCGGCACGCCGCCGAGGCGGCCGCGTGA
- a CDS encoding protein-glutamate methylesterase/protein-glutamine glutaminase, which yields MDPIRVLIVDDSPFMRKALERMLQAPDIQVVGAARDGLDALEKIPQLNPDIVTLDVEMPRLDGLGALKRIMAEMPRAVLMVSSLTQEGAAATLEALAFGALDFIPKESSLASNSILQIQQDLQEKVRKLARSPKFKSIRPAAPAAPAPRPGLPAPPAPAPHIGRVGTLSGPTAELLAIGCSTGGPKALQDLLPALPRTLPVPCLVVQHMPGTFTRPFAERLNGLCQVEVKEAEHGETARPGVVYIAPGGQHMLYRQRGLAGVIELSMEPSASLHRPSVDVLFQSLAENCSRQVLAMILTGMGSDGARGMVSLKARGAHTLAEAEESCVVYGMPRAAFEKGCVDQVAPLQDMAGILRKHFGV from the coding sequence ATGGACCCCATTCGCGTCCTGATCGTGGACGACAGCCCGTTCATGCGCAAAGCCCTCGAGCGCATGCTCCAGGCCCCCGACATCCAGGTGGTGGGGGCCGCGCGCGACGGCCTCGACGCCCTCGAGAAGATCCCCCAGCTCAATCCCGACATCGTCACCCTGGACGTGGAGATGCCCCGCCTGGACGGGCTGGGCGCCCTCAAGCGCATCATGGCCGAGATGCCCCGGGCCGTGCTCATGGTCTCCAGCCTCACCCAGGAGGGCGCCGCCGCCACCCTGGAGGCCCTGGCCTTCGGCGCCCTGGACTTCATCCCCAAGGAGAGCAGCCTCGCCAGCAACAGCATCCTCCAGATCCAGCAGGACCTGCAGGAGAAGGTCCGCAAGCTGGCCCGGAGCCCCAAGTTCAAGTCGATCCGTCCCGCGGCCCCGGCCGCGCCCGCGCCGAGGCCCGGGCTGCCCGCGCCCCCCGCGCCGGCCCCGCACATCGGGCGGGTCGGGACCCTCTCGGGCCCCACCGCCGAGCTCCTGGCCATCGGATGCTCCACCGGCGGACCCAAGGCCCTGCAGGACCTCCTGCCCGCGCTGCCGCGCACCCTGCCCGTGCCCTGCCTCGTGGTGCAGCACATGCCGGGCACCTTCACGCGCCCCTTCGCGGAGCGCCTCAACGGCCTCTGCCAGGTGGAGGTCAAGGAGGCCGAGCACGGCGAGACGGCCCGTCCCGGCGTCGTCTACATCGCCCCCGGCGGCCAGCACATGCTCTACCGCCAGCGGGGCCTCGCGGGCGTGATCGAGCTGAGCATGGAGCCCTCCGCCAGCCTCCACCGGCCCAGCGTGGACGTCCTGTTCCAGAGCCTCGCGGAGAACTGCAGCCGCCAGGTGCTGGCCATGATCCTCACCGGCATGGGCTCCGACGGCGCCCGGGGCATGGTCAGCCTCAAGGCCCGCGGGGCGCACACCCTCGCCGAGGCCGAGGAGTCCTGCGTGGTCTACGGCATGCCGCGGGCCGCCTTCGAGAAGGGCTGCGTGGACCAGGTCGCGCCCCTCCAGGACATGGCCGGGATCCTCCGGAAGCACTTCGGCGTCTGA
- a CDS encoding HDOD domain-containing protein, which produces MITSDVVRQRVRTLPSLPTTVVSLGQAIADDRCSVDRVLGILAKDPPLSASMLRLANSVAYAGDQRVLDLRTAVMRLGFEAVLSLGRTAAIIRSFRGADHLDVFRLWQHSVAVALVSKGICRLIRRNHLDETAYLAGLLHDIGKIALDRCFSDAYGPVIQAIDRGDPWLDAEFGQLGLTHAEVGAMVAEHWAFPEALVIAIRDHHEDGLVHFLPALVQIADLLVRTRIPNGPADEHLMFALEEQPAYQVVFGDADIDAERLTFSIDDELEHAVTFVKLAFQD; this is translated from the coding sequence ATGATCACCTCCGACGTCGTCCGCCAGCGGGTGCGAACCCTCCCCAGCCTGCCCACCACGGTGGTCTCGCTGGGCCAGGCCATCGCGGACGACCGGTGCAGCGTGGACCGGGTGCTGGGGATCCTGGCCAAGGATCCGCCCTTGTCCGCTTCCATGCTCCGCCTGGCCAATTCGGTGGCCTACGCGGGCGACCAGCGGGTCCTGGACCTGCGCACCGCCGTCATGCGGCTGGGCTTCGAGGCCGTCCTCAGCCTGGGCCGGACCGCGGCCATCATCCGCTCCTTCCGGGGCGCCGATCACCTGGACGTGTTCCGGCTCTGGCAGCACAGCGTGGCCGTGGCCCTCGTGTCCAAGGGCATCTGCCGGCTCATCCGGCGCAATCACCTGGACGAGACCGCCTACCTGGCGGGCCTCCTCCACGACATCGGCAAGATCGCCCTCGACCGCTGCTTCTCCGACGCCTATGGCCCCGTGATCCAGGCCATCGATCGCGGGGATCCCTGGCTGGACGCCGAATTCGGCCAGCTGGGCCTCACCCATGCGGAGGTGGGGGCCATGGTGGCCGAGCACTGGGCCTTCCCCGAGGCCCTGGTCATCGCCATCCGGGATCACCACGAGGACGGCCTGGTCCACTTCCTGCCCGCCCTCGTCCAGATCGCCGATCTCCTCGTCCGGACCCGCATCCCCAATGGGCCCGCCGATGAGCACCTGATGTTCGCCCTGGAAGAACAGCCCGCCTACCAGGTGGTCTTCGGGGACGCGGACATCGACGCCGAGCGCCTCACCTTCAGCATCGACGACGAGCTGGAGCACGCCGTGACCTTCGTGAAACTCGCTTTCCAGGACTGA